From the genome of Alteromonas stellipolaris:
TACATTACATTTGAAGATATAGGGGCAATGACCACACAAGAGCTGGATAACTTATTCAGTATTCTTATTGAGTTATCCCAGTTAAATCACTTCAGTGGCTTTTGGACATCAGTGCCTGAATCTGTGCAATTTATGAAAAGCCAACGCGTCTCTATAGAGAGCATGTTCTCTCCTGCGGTATCGGCGTTAAACAGCCAAAACATTCCCGTTAAATTTGCTGCGCCGAAGGAAGGTTACCGAGGTTGGCATGGTGTAATGTGTTTATCGTCAGCTTCACAAGGAAGAAGTAAAGATGTGGCTTATGAATATATGAATTGGTGGCTGTCAGGCTGGCCCGGGGCATTTATTGCTCGTCAGGGTTATTACATATCTAATCCAGAGCGTTCTGCAAAATATTTATCGCAAGCCGAATGGGATTATTGGTACAAAGGGTTACCTGCAAGCGAAAATCTAAAAGGCCCGGCAGGTAAGGTTAGTGTTCAAAAAGGTGAACAGCGCTCAGGTGGAAGCTATGAAGATAGGTTTAGTAACATCGCAGTATGGAATACTGTCATGCCAACCTACGAATATAGCCTCCAAAAATGGTATGAATTTATTACGTCTTAACCCAATTGGTTAAGTCAAAGGCACAATAATAGCTATGCTGTCATCGATTCGAACGCAACTTATTCTCGTATTAATTGCTTTAGTCGCCCTGCTCTTAGTACAAGGGTATATTGCTAGAGAAAACCAATCTGTATTAAGCAGCGGCATGGCGGCATCGAGTCGTGCTGTGGTTGATGTGGGAATAGTAAAAGAACTCGAAAGAGATGTTATCGACCTACAGCGGAATGTGCTCATCTACAAAGAAAATGCGAGCCAATCTGCGGTAACACGTTTTGAAAGGTTGATGCTCTCTATCAATAAAAGGCTAGATGAGCTTGCCGATCCTGTTACCCAAAGTGGTGAGATTGACGATACCTATGTGCTGTCTCGTATGCATAAGCACCTTAGTGCCTACCAAGAAAATTTTCGCCAAGTTATTGATGCACGCTCTAGAAAAGACGACTTAATCATTGATGGATCATTGTCAGATTTACTGGCGATTAAGCGGCTATTTGATACTGCCAATGAAGACTTCGCGCTTCCTCAAAGTACCATTGATAAACTTAACTTCCACATTGCTAAAGCGGAAAATGCAATCCTGCGTTATTTGATGAAGCCTGATATGGCCTTAATCACGCAATTTAATGAAGCCATTAGTGCAGTCAAAGAAATTACGATAGACAACCAAGCACTTCATAGCCAAGTGAATGAGTTACTTGAAAAGGCCGAAGCTGACCTATTTAAGCTAACACAAATTACCCAAGGGAATTTGTTTTTGGTTAATGTGGTTATGGCCGGTTCAGCGAATGAGTTTTTATATTTAAGCGGCGAACTTGCTAATCAAGTAACATCGAAAACCGAATCTATTACTCACAACACCTATTTGGTAGCGCAAGAAACACAACGTAATGGTGAGATATTTTCACTGGTCGCCATTCTACTTGCGGTCATCGCCGCCATATTTACCGCCTATCGTATTTTAGGCCCTATTCGTACCATAACCCACGTATTCAATCGATTATCTGAAGGCCAAAACATTTCGAGTATTCCAGGCAACAGCCGCAACGATGAAATCGGAAACCTTGCTCGAGCCGCCCATGTATTTAGTGATAAAAACAAGCAAACAGAAAGCTTATTATTAGAAGCCCGTGGTCTGAATGGCAGATTGGAATCTTTAAACTCAGAACTGACTGAAAGTAAAATAAAAGCCGAGCGAGCGACAGCTTCGAAGAGTATTTTCTTAGCCAATATGAGCCATGAAATTCGTACGCCCATGAATGGAATTATTGGCTTGATAGAACTCGCTCAGCAACACCCAGTGCCTGATATTGTCAGCGGTTATCTTGATAAAGCGGCCTATTCAAGCCAGATTTTAATGAGTGTTATCAATGATATTTTAGATTTCTCAAAAATTGAAGCCGGCAAACTTAAAATTGAAGAAGTCAGTTTTTCCCTTCATTCTTTGTTCGACAATCTCATTGCTGTTATTGCGCTTAAAGCCAAAGAGAAAAACTTAGTTGTTCGCTTTATCGTGTCACCATCCATACCGCCTCAAGTTATTGGCGATCCGCTACGTATTGCGCAAATCATCATGAATATTGGAAGCAATGCGGTGAAGTTTACCGAACAAGGGCAAATTTGCATTCGGTTTGATGGCAGTATTAACGATAAAGGTAATTTGCTCTCCCTAACAATGAATATTGAAGATTCGGGTATTGGAATGAGTGAGCGGCAACTTGCTCGTATTTTTAACCCCTTTACTCAAGCGGATGACGCGACCAACCGCAAGTACGGTGGAACCGGCTTGGGTTTAACCATTGTAAAACAACTCACCGACTTGATGGGTGGCTCACTATCAGCTACTTCAGTAGAAGGAAAAGGCAGTACCTTTACAATATCCTTGCCCCTTCGTGTATTTAAGAATCAGCCTGGTATTTTTGACCTTACGCCTCAGTTGCCCACATCCAGTGTGTACTTAACCTCTTCGCCTCTTCTGCCAGATGCCTATCAGTCGGTAATACAGATTAGCCAAACCAGTATTATGGACATTAACGCCGCCCAAACCCTCGACTCTCTGCCTAAACACCTTATTGTTGATATTCCCAGCTTTAGTGTATTTAAAGACAATATTCGCTGGTTACACGAACTGGCAGAGCAAGGAACACATGTTGGTTTGATCATGGATACCGTAGGGAGTGCGCTGCAAGATAAGTACAACAGCCTGTGGAAAGGCCCTCTTATTATGCACCCCTTTACGCCTGCACAATTTGAACATTTCATGTCTATGTTAGTCAGTAATGAAACACGAAAAACCATGACTAAAAAGGCGGATATCATTGAAGATATTAGCTTAGAAGGGCATGTATTATTGGTTGAAGATAACAACATAAATCAGATTGTTACCGGTGAAATGCTTAAAACCCTAGGGATTACGTTTGATATCGCGGAAGATGGTAATCAGGCGGTGCGCAAAATAGAAAATGCCCCTCACTATGATTTAGTATTAATGGATGTACAAATGCCCGTAATGGATGGTTATGAGGCAACAAAAGCCTTAAGAAAAGCGGGCTTTACTACCCTTCCCATTATCGGGCTCTCGGCTAATGCTATGAAAGAAGACAAACAGAGCGCTATCGATGTAGGCATGAACGACTATCTCACTAAGCCAATTAAACGCAGAGCCTTGGTGGATATGTTAAAGCGTTACATGAACCATTAAAAAGCGCAGCGCTTTATTCCTGTGCCACCAATGCACGATTTTTAGCAAAAAAAAGAGTTGTCTTTCGACAACCCTTTTTCAATTCGCTTGTTAGCTCTGACTTATAAAGTAGCTCTTTCAAGGCGGCTACAAACCAGTCAAAACCCTGCTACAACAAACTTATAACGCCGCAATAGTTTCGTATTGAGCTTTTAACTTCTCAAGCTGCTTTTCACCTTCTTCCAGCTTAGCGCGTTCTTTCTCAATCACGGCGTCTGGGGCGTTGCTTACAAACTTATCGTTACCTAGCTTTCCGCGTGTACGTGAAACGTCTTTATCCACTTTATCCATAGCCTTAGTGATACGAGCAAGCTCGGCATCTTTGTCGATAAGACCAGCCATTGGAATAAGAATTTCCATTTCACCTACTAGCGCTGTAGCACTCGCAGGCGCTTCTTCACCGTCTTTAAGAATGGTTACTGTTTCCAGCTTAGATAACTTATCTAAGAAGGCCTTCGCAGCCTCTAAACGGCGGCTATCTTCCGCACTTACATTTTTAAGTAAGGCATTGAGCGGTTTGTTTGGAGATATATCCATTTCGCCGCGAATATTACGAATACCCACGATGAATTTCTTCACCCACTCAATATCGGCAAGCACTTGCTCATCTTGCTTAGCAGCATCTTGTACAGGGAATGCTTGCACCATAATACTGGCATTTTCTTCAACCTGTAGAGCGCTCAATGGCACAACGCGCTGCCAAATAGTATCGGTAATAAACGGCATTAATGGGTGCAACAAACGTAGTAAGTTTTCTAGTACGTTAATTAACGTATGACGTGTACCACGCTTCTCAGCTTCACTGCTGGCTTCATTGCTAAGCACAGGTTTAGTCAGTTCTAAGTACCAATCGCAGAACTGGTTCCAGGTAAACTCGTAAACAATATGCGCAGCAATGTCGAAACGGTAGTCTTCTAACGCTTTTTCAAACTCAACAAGGGTTTGTTGGAACTTAGCCCAAATCCAGCGATCGGCAATACTTAATACCATTTCGCCGCCTTCACGGCCTGTATCGTGCTCTTCAGCATTCATCAGTACAAAACGTGATGCATTCCAAATCTTGTTACAGAAGTTACGGTAGCCTTCAACTCGCGCCATATCAAAGTTGATATCACGGCTGGTTGACGCCATGGCAGCAAAAGTAAAACGAAGTGCATCTGTACCGTAAGCATGAATACCATCCGGGAA
Proteins encoded in this window:
- a CDS encoding ATP-binding protein, with the protein product MLSSIRTQLILVLIALVALLLVQGYIARENQSVLSSGMAASSRAVVDVGIVKELERDVIDLQRNVLIYKENASQSAVTRFERLMLSINKRLDELADPVTQSGEIDDTYVLSRMHKHLSAYQENFRQVIDARSRKDDLIIDGSLSDLLAIKRLFDTANEDFALPQSTIDKLNFHIAKAENAILRYLMKPDMALITQFNEAISAVKEITIDNQALHSQVNELLEKAEADLFKLTQITQGNLFLVNVVMAGSANEFLYLSGELANQVTSKTESITHNTYLVAQETQRNGEIFSLVAILLAVIAAIFTAYRILGPIRTITHVFNRLSEGQNISSIPGNSRNDEIGNLARAAHVFSDKNKQTESLLLEARGLNGRLESLNSELTESKIKAERATASKSIFLANMSHEIRTPMNGIIGLIELAQQHPVPDIVSGYLDKAAYSSQILMSVINDILDFSKIEAGKLKIEEVSFSLHSLFDNLIAVIALKAKEKNLVVRFIVSPSIPPQVIGDPLRIAQIIMNIGSNAVKFTEQGQICIRFDGSINDKGNLLSLTMNIEDSGIGMSERQLARIFNPFTQADDATNRKYGGTGLGLTIVKQLTDLMGGSLSATSVEGKGSTFTISLPLRVFKNQPGIFDLTPQLPTSSVYLTSSPLLPDAYQSVIQISQTSIMDINAAQTLDSLPKHLIVDIPSFSVFKDNIRWLHELAEQGTHVGLIMDTVGSALQDKYNSLWKGPLIMHPFTPAQFEHFMSMLVSNETRKTMTKKADIIEDISLEGHVLLVEDNNINQIVTGEMLKTLGITFDIAEDGNQAVRKIENAPHYDLVLMDVQMPVMDGYEATKALRKAGFTTLPIIGLSANAMKEDKQSAIDVGMNDYLTKPIKRRALVDMLKRYMNH